Within the Streptomyces sp. NBC_00554 genome, the region GGCCGCGTCCAGGACCGTACGGGCGCAGGGGCCGCCCTGGTCGAGGGAGGACGAGAACGCCACCATGCCGTAGCGGGAGACGCCGCCGTACGTGGGCTTGACGCCGACCGTGCCGGTGACGGCCGCGGGCTGGCGGATGGAGCCGCCGGTGTCCGTGCCGATGGCGAGCGGGGCCTGGAAGGAGGCGAGCGCGGCGCTCGACCCGCCGCCCGAGCCGCCGGGGATCCTGGACAGGTCCCAGGGGTTGCCGGTCGGCCCGTACGCGCTGTTCTCGGTGCTGGACCCCATGGCGAACTCGTCCATGTTGGTCTTGCCGAGGATGACGACGTCGGCGGCCTTCAGCTTCTTGGTGACGGTCGCGTCGTACGGCGGGATCCAGCCTTCGAGGATCTTCGAACCGACGGTGGTCGGGATCCCCTCGGTGGTGAAGATGTCCTTGAGCGCGAGCGGGACGCCGGCCAGCGGGCCGAGCTTCTCGCCGTCGGCCCGCTTCTGGTCCACGGCGCGGGCCTGCGCGAGAGCGCCTTCCCGGTCCACGTGGAGGAAGGCGTGCACCTTCTCGTCGACGGCCTCGATCCGGGCGAGGTGCGCCTCGGTGACCTCGACGGCGGTGAGCTCGCCGGAAGCGACCTTGGCGGCGATCTCCGCTGCCGTCAGCCTGATGATGTTGACGTTGGTGTCCGTCATGGTGATTAGTCCTCCCCCAGGATCTGCGGCACCTTGAAACGCTGCTGCTCCTGGGCCGGGGCGCCGGAGAGCGCCTGCTCGGGGGTGAGCGACGGACGGACCTCGTCCGCGCGCATGACGTTCGTCAGCGGCAGCGGGTGAGAGGTCGGCGGTACGTCTTGGTCGGCGACCTCGCTGACGCGGGCGACCGCGCCGATGATGTCGTCGAGCTGGCCGGCGAAGTGGTCGAGCTCTTCGCCCTTCAGCTCCAGACGCGCCAGCCGTGCGAGGTGGGCGACCTCCTCGCGCGTGATGCCAGGCATGCGGCGTTCCTCTGGGGTGAGTGTGTGTGGTTTGGGGCCAATCCTATGGGGCGGGGGGTGGTGCCTGCGCCCGGGTTCTTTCGGGGGCCCTTGCCCACCCGCGCCCGCCCGTGACCCTCACTCGACAAGTGGGGCTCTCCTGTGGGGGTTCCGCGCCGTCGGCGGCCCGCCGTCCGGGGGGCGCGCCATCGTTCCCAAGGTGCGGGGCGGCTGTGGCTGGGCGCGCAGTTCCCCGCGCCCCTGGCAGTCCCGCTCCCCTAGGGGCGAGCGCCGATGGTGCTCAACCCCCACGGCAGAGGTCCACTTTTCGAGTGACCGTCACGAGCGGTGCGCGGGCGGGAGAACCAAGCGGCACCCCCACCGGCCCGCAGGGGGCTACTCCGCGGCCGGCAACGCGGCCCGCGGCCGCTGCCACCCCCGCGACCCCCGGGCCAGCAGCCACGCCGTGGTGTCCTCCGGAGGCATCGCCGCTGCGACCAGCCACCCCTGCACGGCATCGCACCCGAGGTCGCGCAACCGCTCCCACGTCTCGTCGTCCTCGACGCCCTCGGCGACGACGAGCAGCCCGAGCGAGTGCGCGAGGTCGATGGTGCAGCGCACGATCTCCGCGTCCTCGTTGTCCACGGCGAGCTTCGCGACGAAGGAACGGTCGATCTTCAGCTCGCTGACCGGCAGCCTGCGCAGATGGACGAGCGAGGAGTACCCCGTACCGAAGTCGTCGAGGGACATCTTCACGCCGTGTCCGGTCAGCCCGGCCAGGGTGTCCGCGGCCCGCTGCGGATCCTCGAGGAGCACATGCTCCGTTATCTCCAGCTGGAGCGACCCGGCGGGAACCCCGTGCCGGGCGAGCCGCGCGGCAACCGACCCGGCGAACCCGGGGGTGTGGACGTCGCGCGGCGAGACGTTCACCGCGACCGGCACGTGCAGCCCCTGTGCCCGCCACCGCGCGACCTGCGCGAGTGCCGTCTCCAGGACGTACTCGGTGAGGTGCGGCATCAGCCCGGAGGACTCGGCTATGGCGATGAACTCGTCCGGCGCCACCCTCCCCCGCTCGGGGTGCACCCACCGTACGAGCGCCTCGAGTCCGGCCACCTGCCCGTCGAAGCGGACCTTGGGCTGGTAGTGCAGCTCGACGTCACCGGCGTCCAGTGCCCTGCGCAGATCCCCGAGCAGCCCCAGCCGGTCCGGGGTGTTCGAGTCCCGCTTGGACTCGTACACCTCCACACCCGTCCGGTCCCGCTTCGCCTGGTACATCGCGACGTCCGCCCGCCGGAGCAGGCCCTCGGCGTCGAGCGCGTGGTCGGGGAAGACGGCGAGCCCGGCGCTGGCCTCCAGGACGAGCGAGAGCCCGTCGAGATCGAGCGACGAACCGAGCGCGGCGACCAGATTGCGGGCGACGCGCGTGGCCGATGTCGTGGAGTCGGCGATCGGCAGTAACACGGCGAACTCGTCGCCGCCCAGCCGCGCGGCCTCCGCCCCGCGCGGCAGGTTGAGCCGCAGCCGATCGGCTATCTGAAGGAGCAGCCGGTCCCCTGCGAGATGCCCCAACGTGTCATTCACCGAACGGAAACGGTCCAGGTCGATCAGCATCAGGGCGGAACGCGCACCGATGCGTTCGGCATCGTCCAGAGCCGTCCACGTACGTTCAAGCAGCCACTGCCGGTTGGGCAGCCCGGTCAGCGGATCGCGCAGTTGCTCCTCGGCCCGTGCGCGGGCTATCCACAGCGTGGAGTCGAGAGCGATCAGCGGGATCGAGAAGAGCGGCAGCAGCAT harbors:
- the gatC gene encoding Asp-tRNA(Asn)/Glu-tRNA(Gln) amidotransferase subunit GatC — its product is MPGITREEVAHLARLARLELKGEELDHFAGQLDDIIGAVARVSEVADQDVPPTSHPLPLTNVMRADEVRPSLTPEQALSGAPAQEQQRFKVPQILGED
- a CDS encoding putative bifunctional diguanylate cyclase/phosphodiesterase; this translates as MEPTESAAPDSRLRLRRMAGAWLGAGRGTARTAERPGAAPRTVGGGVGVGGLGPGPGMAGHEPERPISWPALPAAVVATAGFVLGAGFYRAFSGDHALFPSGAVGWSLALLTGVIVGHLVALGRSRWWGGTGSGAALTLAVLLLYGWVPAGMVSLTVVVLVGIARRNRWRQGILHGAVDILGIGAGALVLAAWGRFPSVETPWNPETWTVSAVPEVVLVATAYLAATRTLLWYVHAPRTGGLPTVARTALVRQGLVAVALLGITPLICVVATAQPMLLPLFSIPLIALDSTLWIARARAEEQLRDPLTGLPNRQWLLERTWTALDDAERIGARSALMLIDLDRFRSVNDTLGHLAGDRLLLQIADRLRLNLPRGAEAARLGGDEFAVLLPIADSTTSATRVARNLVAALGSSLDLDGLSLVLEASAGLAVFPDHALDAEGLLRRADVAMYQAKRDRTGVEVYESKRDSNTPDRLGLLGDLRRALDAGDVELHYQPKVRFDGQVAGLEALVRWVHPERGRVAPDEFIAIAESSGLMPHLTEYVLETALAQVARWRAQGLHVPVAVNVSPRDVHTPGFAGSVAARLARHGVPAGSLQLEITEHVLLEDPQRAADTLAGLTGHGVKMSLDDFGTGYSSLVHLRRLPVSELKIDRSFVAKLAVDNEDAEIVRCTIDLAHSLGLLVVAEGVEDDETWERLRDLGCDAVQGWLVAAAMPPEDTTAWLLARGSRGWQRPRAALPAAE